From Anaerohalosphaera lusitana, one genomic window encodes:
- a CDS encoding AbrB/MazE/SpoVT family DNA-binding domain-containing protein, with the protein MIKKLTKHGNSYAMVIDKPILDLLQATPETSFEIISDGRSLVLTPVRSPEQEKKFHDAVSMIHERFGNAMKKLAE; encoded by the coding sequence ATGATTAAAAAGCTTACAAAACACGGCAACAGTTATGCCATGGTCATTGACAAGCCTATCCTGGACCTGCTCCAGGCTACGCCCGAGACATCTTTTGAGATTATTTCCGATGGCCGTTCGCTGGTTCTAACACCCGTTCGCAGCCCCGAACAAGAAAAGAAATTTCACGATGCCGTCAGTATGATTCACGAGCGATTCGGCAATGCCATGAAAAAGCTGGCTGAGTAA
- a CDS encoding AAA family ATPase, giving the protein MENRDTIVRVLKTLFESGDVFEIRMLDAVLPGSSWQHVQSGYFDYEHIEDVPNALANFKTYGGVYVTLNPVNPNLLGRANNRLKKAKNRETTGDKDILRRRWWLIDVDPVRPAGISATEEERGLSFDKAAEISSGLQSMDFPKPMCVNSGNGTQLLYRVDLPADDGGLIQRCLQQLSACSTDRVQVDMSVYNSARICRLPGTWNRKGDPIDTRPHRVAEIIDLPDEIETVPAELLHKLAGNCSKTSNSSADEIQPTISTVSPIDDFNERGDITAILQKHGWTLKSESDQQYWYRPGKSTGQHSATYDGTVFYVWSDNAHPFEARQGYNRFGVYKLLEYGGDDSASIAALKTDGYGPDDGDVDLTGILGKLCDGTAKASPPLPYGIEVHSLAQLRKTFSGLNKPVVHGLLREGETMNVIAAPKMGKSWLTMRLAVSIASGIDWMGFEVEQGKILHIDNELHRNLIIDRYEKVCKAMNLPARLLDGNVDVISLRGELKDIVSIGDICQSLQSNCYKLVIIDAFYRTLPVGTDENDNGAIAGIYNMIDRYAALMKCGFVLIHHSSKGNQSGKSVTDVGAGAGSQSRAADTHLVIRPHEEQDIFVMEAGIRSWAPIDPIALHWQWPLFSRTDEVDTSQLLGMAKPKAKDKPPSLEDFVDRCVAPYDPCSKNSIVYEAGQILGLSERKANDMLSLAMENGLCTRIKAGSRMVYVKNRAGISGEKSLWAAALLTHDPGKPPQEIAEVTSCSVRQVNRVRQELSL; this is encoded by the coding sequence TTGGAAAACAGAGATACAATCGTAAGAGTCTTAAAGACACTCTTTGAGTCTGGTGATGTGTTCGAGATTCGCATGCTGGATGCAGTTTTGCCCGGCTCGAGCTGGCAGCACGTTCAAAGCGGCTATTTCGATTACGAGCACATCGAGGACGTACCGAATGCACTGGCCAACTTTAAAACCTATGGCGGCGTTTACGTCACCCTTAACCCGGTTAACCCGAATCTGCTGGGAAGGGCAAACAACCGTCTAAAGAAAGCCAAAAACCGCGAGACCACAGGCGATAAGGACATCCTGCGTCGTCGCTGGTGGCTGATCGATGTGGATCCGGTCCGACCAGCGGGCATCAGTGCTACCGAAGAAGAGAGGGGTCTGTCGTTCGATAAGGCAGCAGAGATATCCAGTGGTTTACAGTCGATGGATTTTCCAAAGCCGATGTGCGTCAATTCAGGTAATGGTACGCAGCTGCTCTATCGGGTTGATTTACCAGCTGATGATGGCGGGCTTATACAACGGTGTCTACAGCAACTTTCTGCCTGTTCGACGGACAGGGTGCAGGTTGATATGAGCGTATACAACTCTGCACGCATCTGCCGTCTGCCGGGCACATGGAACCGCAAAGGCGATCCCATCGATACCCGGCCGCATCGGGTCGCTGAGATTATAGATTTGCCTGATGAAATTGAAACGGTCCCAGCGGAGCTCTTGCACAAACTTGCAGGCAACTGTTCGAAAACATCGAATAGTTCGGCTGACGAGATCCAACCGACAATCTCGACCGTCTCACCAATCGACGATTTCAACGAGCGAGGCGACATAACGGCTATTCTTCAAAAGCATGGCTGGACGCTCAAAAGTGAATCTGATCAGCAGTACTGGTACAGGCCCGGCAAATCCACCGGCCAGCATTCAGCTACTTATGATGGCACTGTCTTTTATGTGTGGAGCGATAATGCCCATCCATTCGAGGCCAGGCAGGGCTATAATCGGTTCGGTGTGTATAAGCTGCTCGAATATGGCGGGGACGATTCGGCGTCTATTGCCGCACTCAAAACCGACGGGTACGGGCCAGATGATGGTGATGTGGATCTGACGGGTATTCTTGGCAAGTTGTGTGATGGGACCGCAAAAGCGTCTCCACCATTGCCATATGGCATTGAAGTTCACTCACTGGCCCAATTGCGCAAGACATTCAGTGGTCTTAACAAACCAGTGGTTCATGGCCTGTTGCGCGAAGGTGAGACAATGAATGTCATTGCCGCGCCCAAGATGGGTAAAAGCTGGCTCACGATGCGACTGGCCGTTTCCATAGCGTCAGGCATAGATTGGATGGGATTCGAAGTTGAACAAGGGAAAATCCTGCACATCGACAACGAATTACATCGAAATCTGATCATCGATCGTTATGAGAAAGTATGCAAGGCAATGAATTTGCCTGCGCGGCTCTTAGATGGAAACGTGGATGTTATCTCGCTGAGAGGTGAGCTAAAGGATATTGTTTCTATCGGGGATATTTGTCAGAGCTTGCAGTCTAACTGTTATAAGCTGGTAATTATTGACGCATTCTATCGCACACTGCCGGTTGGAACTGATGAGAACGACAACGGTGCCATTGCAGGCATCTACAATATGATAGATCGTTACGCAGCTTTGATGAAGTGCGGTTTTGTGCTGATCCACCATTCCAGCAAGGGCAATCAGTCCGGCAAATCTGTAACCGATGTCGGTGCAGGTGCAGGCAGTCAATCGCGAGCGGCCGATACCCATCTGGTGATACGTCCACATGAAGAGCAGGATATATTCGTCATGGAAGCGGGTATTCGCAGTTGGGCACCAATTGACCCAATAGCATTGCATTGGCAGTGGCCGTTGTTTTCGCGAACAGATGAGGTAGATACATCACAGCTGCTGGGAATGGCAAAGCCCAAAGCCAAGGACAAGCCGCCGTCACTGGAGGACTTTGTCGATCGCTGTGTCGCACCATACGATCCATGCTCCAAGAATTCGATCGTGTACGAAGCGGGGCAGATACTTGGGCTTTCTGAACGCAAGGCAAACGATATGCTGTCTCTGGCCATGGAGAATGGCTTGTGCACTAGAATAAAGGCTGGCTCAAGAATGGTCTATGTCAAAAATCGTGCCGGGATCTCTGGTGAAAAAAGTCTGTGGGCGGCGGCCTTGCTTACACATGACCCCGGTAAACCTCCGCAGGAAATTGCAGAAGTTACGAGTTGTTCAGTCAGGCAGGTTAACAGGGTTCGACAGGAATTAAGCCTCTAA
- a CDS encoding ATP-binding protein: MKRIAEKKLLAWINSYRRKPLVIRGARQVGKTWLVENCLAKQFEKYVKIDLEKQPQFHAAFEGDLTPNRMLEVIELHAGRITPGKTLLFIDEIQGYPRAITALRYFYEELPELHVVAAGSMLEFAFGGISVPVGRIEYLHITPMTFYEYILAIGNEIIAERLLEHPKDHSDALVEAIHQHLRDYFFIGGMPEAVEAYRDTRSKLESYKIHSQIISSYREDFAKYRPSVDYACLDGVLDSVARSTGQQIKYTQLYEHASGVTNHKAFDLLCKAKLLNRISSANPSGLPLGASQGKRFKASMLDIGLMQHMCGIDPSIAVGKENLLSIYNGQLAEQFVAQELLAWHTDKLFYWSRTAKSSNAEVDYLTVRDSTIYPIEVKSGPAGRLRSLHLCLEAYPNCPQGWVLQDGPYQELPSQKLIFWPLYATPHLGNRQQLPLEA; the protein is encoded by the coding sequence ATGAAGCGGATCGCCGAAAAAAAACTACTTGCGTGGATAAATTCCTACCGCCGCAAACCACTTGTAATCCGTGGAGCCAGGCAGGTGGGCAAGACCTGGCTTGTAGAAAACTGTCTGGCGAAACAATTTGAGAAGTACGTTAAAATTGACCTTGAAAAACAACCTCAATTCCATGCAGCATTCGAAGGAGACCTAACACCTAACAGGATGCTGGAGGTCATCGAATTGCACGCGGGGCGCATCACACCCGGCAAAACATTATTGTTCATCGATGAAATTCAAGGCTACCCTCGGGCAATCACTGCTTTGCGATATTTCTATGAAGAACTTCCCGAACTGCACGTTGTTGCAGCTGGTTCGATGCTGGAATTCGCGTTTGGTGGAATTTCCGTCCCGGTCGGCCGAATCGAATATCTTCACATAACGCCGATGACATTCTACGAATACATACTGGCCATCGGTAACGAGATTATCGCCGAAAGACTACTGGAGCACCCCAAAGATCATTCTGATGCCCTTGTGGAGGCCATTCACCAACATTTACGAGACTACTTCTTCATCGGCGGCATGCCTGAAGCAGTAGAGGCATACCGGGACACGAGATCAAAGCTGGAGTCTTACAAAATACATTCGCAAATCATCTCATCTTATCGAGAGGATTTTGCCAAGTATCGCCCTTCAGTTGACTATGCCTGTTTGGATGGAGTACTGGATTCGGTTGCCCGAAGCACTGGCCAGCAGATTAAATACACCCAACTTTATGAGCATGCGTCAGGGGTAACCAACCACAAAGCATTCGATTTGCTCTGTAAGGCCAAATTGCTTAACAGAATATCTTCGGCTAATCCATCCGGCTTGCCCTTGGGAGCCTCGCAAGGAAAGCGATTTAAAGCATCCATGCTGGACATCGGACTAATGCAGCACATGTGTGGCATCGATCCCTCAATTGCGGTTGGTAAGGAGAATCTTTTATCAATTTACAATGGTCAGCTTGCCGAACAGTTCGTCGCTCAGGAGCTGCTTGCCTGGCATACGGATAAGCTCTTTTACTGGTCACGCACTGCCAAGAGTTCCAATGCCGAGGTAGATTATCTTACGGTTCGCGACAGCACTATCTATCCGATCGAAGTTAAATCCGGCCCCGCCGGGCGACTTAGAAGTCTGCATTTATGCCTTGAAGCTTATCCCAATTGCCCACAAGGCTGGGTATTGCAAGATGGTCCGTACCAGGAATTGCCTTCGCAAAAACTCATCTTCTGGCCCCTCTATGCTACCCCACATCTGGGAAATCGCCAGCAGCTGCCGTTAGAGGCTTAA
- a CDS encoding type II toxin-antitoxin system death-on-curing family toxin — protein MQIPYFLDLEQVLRLHGSLIENYGGLAGVRDMGLLQSAIAAPQAAYEGQFLYNDIFEMAAAYLYHLVQNHAFLDGNKRIGAASAIVFLAINDIQIQNDEEGLVEITLGVAKGQIGKTEIAKFLRSNVIDPMP, from the coding sequence ATGCAAATTCCTTACTTCCTTGACCTTGAACAAGTCCTGCGATTGCACGGCAGTCTTATTGAGAATTACGGAGGCCTTGCTGGCGTTCGAGACATGGGCTTGCTCCAATCTGCAATTGCAGCCCCTCAAGCCGCCTATGAGGGTCAGTTTCTTTACAATGACATCTTCGAGATGGCTGCGGCTTATCTTTATCATCTTGTTCAAAACCATGCTTTCCTAGACGGCAACAAGCGAATCGGAGCCGCCTCGGCGATCGTCTTTCTGGCAATCAATGACATCCAAATTCAAAACGACGAAGAAGGACTGGTCGAAATAACTCTGGGCGTAGCTAAGGGCCAGATAGGCAAAACAGAAATCGCCAAGTTCCTGCGTTCCAATGTCATAGACCCAATGCCCTAA
- a CDS encoding PD-(D/E)XK nuclease-like domain-containing protein, whose amino-acid sequence MHQLTRPDWLIEEPDEVYHGKAKEFLSSHQLNDFRKCPYLYWKKHSGLIADKDSSAYAFGRAAHTLILEGRQTFEQRYAVGGPINPRTGKPYGSGTKAFAQWSADQGKPVVTDDEFVILEMMEQAVLTHPCAPKFITSGFAEGVCRSPYLGIPSQIRMDYLHPSYGIVDLKTCDDLTWFESDARRYGYLHQMAFYRAVLKETMGSKASVHILAVEKKQPFRCGIWKVSGDALDFAQAENESAIRLLKECCSEQIWPTGYEDIRIYDTV is encoded by the coding sequence ATGCACCAACTAACAAGACCGGATTGGCTGATCGAGGAACCTGATGAAGTTTACCATGGCAAGGCGAAAGAATTTCTCTCGAGCCATCAACTGAATGATTTTCGCAAGTGCCCATATCTCTACTGGAAAAAGCACAGCGGGCTGATCGCTGACAAAGACAGCTCAGCATATGCGTTCGGACGGGCCGCTCACACGCTTATCTTAGAAGGACGGCAAACATTCGAACAACGCTATGCAGTGGGTGGACCAATAAATCCAAGAACCGGCAAACCTTACGGCAGCGGCACCAAGGCGTTTGCTCAGTGGTCTGCTGACCAGGGCAAGCCGGTGGTTACTGACGACGAATTTGTAATTCTGGAGATGATGGAGCAGGCGGTTCTGACACATCCCTGTGCTCCCAAATTCATCACAAGCGGTTTTGCAGAAGGTGTATGCAGGTCGCCTTATCTTGGCATCCCTTCGCAGATCCGCATGGACTATTTGCACCCATCTTATGGAATTGTTGATCTTAAGACCTGCGATGACTTGACATGGTTTGAATCTGATGCCAGGCGATATGGCTATCTTCACCAGATGGCTTTCTATCGAGCCGTTTTGAAAGAGACCATGGGCAGTAAAGCATCAGTGCATATCTTAGCGGTCGAGAAAAAACAGCCATTCAGGTGTGGCATCTGGAAGGTCTCTGGTGATGCACTGGATTTTGCCCAGGCCGAAAACGAGTCAGCAATCAGGCTGCTCAAGGAATGCTGCAGCGAGCAGATCTGGCCCACGGGCTACGAGGACATTCGAATCTACGACACAGTTTAA
- a CDS encoding ATP-binding protein → MTLLNNIITDPAPSAPKGIIYGPPGVGKTSFGASVSDSLIIDCENGAGSIKCSRTPYLASWEQILGWLRAIEQEDHPYKVIAIDTIDWLLRRIEEHVSGCAGGKTDSTLNRSHGGYGNGKQVLKNYVYQILLPVLDRIVARGIAVLLLAHAKRTEITDIDGITVEKTTPELPDGYLNVMVEWSDFVCLARIDSQDHRYLTTRETPRALAKNRYHLPESLPFEWNAFSEGITQGLSKAFNPKS, encoded by the coding sequence ATGACCTTACTGAACAACATCATAACCGACCCTGCACCATCCGCTCCCAAGGGGATCATATACGGCCCACCTGGTGTTGGTAAGACCAGCTTTGGTGCATCGGTATCAGACTCGCTGATTATAGACTGCGAGAATGGGGCCGGATCTATCAAGTGCAGCAGAACGCCTTATCTGGCCAGCTGGGAGCAGATACTTGGATGGCTCAGGGCGATCGAACAGGAAGATCATCCTTACAAAGTCATAGCGATCGATACGATCGACTGGCTGCTGCGACGCATAGAAGAGCATGTCTCTGGATGTGCTGGCGGTAAAACTGACTCGACGCTCAATAGAAGTCACGGTGGCTATGGCAACGGCAAGCAGGTTCTAAAGAATTATGTTTACCAAATCCTGTTGCCTGTGCTCGACCGGATCGTGGCTCGCGGCATTGCCGTACTGCTTCTCGCTCATGCCAAGCGGACTGAGATTACTGATATCGACGGCATCACGGTGGAAAAGACGACGCCCGAGCTTCCGGATGGCTATTTGAACGTCATGGTCGAGTGGTCTGATTTCGTTTGCCTGGCTCGCATTGACAGTCAGGACCATCGATACCTGACCACCCGTGAAACGCCTCGTGCACTGGCAAAGAATCGTTACCACCTGCCCGAGTCACTGCCTTTTGAATGGAATGCATTCAGCGAAGGAATAACTCAGGGCCTTTCAAAAGCTTTTAACCCCAAATCTTAG
- a CDS encoding RusA family crossover junction endodeoxyribonuclease, protein MVLTLPYPPSINHYWRRVGQRTLISREGRTFRKKVCALLGRGIEPLEGRLAVVLDIYPPDRRRRDIDNVQKALLDAVEHAGVYRDDSQVDLLITRRRDVVKGGRAVVHITDISTARNLLSKLAKELHA, encoded by the coding sequence GTGGTTTTAACGCTTCCATATCCGCCAAGCATTAATCACTACTGGCGGCGCGTCGGGCAGCGAACGCTGATCAGCCGGGAGGGCCGGACTTTCCGTAAGAAGGTCTGCGCCCTCCTTGGCCGTGGCATCGAACCGCTCGAGGGACGCCTGGCTGTTGTGCTGGATATTTATCCGCCCGATCGCCGCCGTCGCGATATCGACAATGTACAAAAAGCTCTGCTCGATGCTGTTGAGCATGCAGGTGTTTACCGCGATGACAGCCAGGTTGATCTACTGATCACCCGGCGGCGCGACGTGGTCAAAGGCGGCAGGGCGGTCGTCCACATAACAGATATTTCAACAGCCAGGAATCTTTTGAGTAAATTAGCTAAGGAATTGCATGCATAA
- a CDS encoding DUF669 domain-containing protein — MAYLNNFDANTVDPAQSFEALPAGKYIAAITESEMKPTKNNNGHYLQLTLDVLDGQYKGRKVWARLNLDNPNAQAVQIARGELSAICRAVGVMQPRDSVELHNLPLCIKVTCKKRGDTGEITNEIKGYEKKEAAFAAAPSVPAPQATNNTPPWQR, encoded by the coding sequence ATGGCATATCTTAATAATTTTGATGCTAACACGGTAGATCCGGCCCAGAGCTTTGAAGCCCTGCCAGCAGGTAAGTATATCGCGGCGATCACCGAATCCGAAATGAAGCCCACCAAAAACAACAATGGCCATTACCTGCAGCTGACCTTGGATGTCCTCGATGGCCAGTACAAGGGCAGAAAGGTATGGGCCAGGCTTAATCTCGATAATCCCAATGCCCAGGCGGTCCAGATCGCTCGTGGTGAACTTTCGGCAATATGTCGGGCGGTTGGAGTAATGCAGCCTCGTGACTCGGTTGAGCTGCACAATCTGCCTCTGTGTATCAAGGTGACCTGTAAAAAACGCGGGGACACAGGTGAAATCACAAATGAGATCAAAGGGTACGAAAAGAAGGAAGCTGCCTTTGCAGCAGCACCTTCTGTTCCCGCACCGCAGGCGACTAATAACACCCCGCCATGGCAGCGGTGA
- a CDS encoding DNA modification methylase, with amino-acid sequence MRITQRNTDSIRPYENNPRLNDEAVDAVAQSLKEFGFRQPIVVDEDGVIICGHTRFKAAQKLGLEKVPVHVAKDLSPEQVKAYRIADNRTGELSEWDWGQLKIELGDLQEAEFDLGMLAFDEEELNKLLDGDSEAVVEGLTDPDAVPEPPEEPITKRGDIWLLGDHRLMCGDSTSRVDVERLMDGCLADMVFSDPPYGVNYVGGTAEQMTIDNDNLSEADYISFMDAFFTRFRESIQETASLYICHASSWQLETELAMRQAGFEVRNQIIWAKNCGAFGFGRYKFQHEPIFYAHIKGESDKWYGDKTQTTLWQEKKPAANRLHPTMKPVEIVQRALVNSSKRSDLVLDLFMGSGTTLIAAETLGRRCVGMELDPAYCDVIVKRYEEFTGTKAKRSNEKTPAVAGVED; translated from the coding sequence ATGCGAATTACCCAGCGAAATACCGACTCGATCAGACCCTACGAAAACAACCCGCGCCTCAATGACGAGGCTGTGGATGCCGTTGCACAGAGCCTCAAGGAGTTCGGCTTTCGTCAGCCAATCGTGGTGGACGAAGATGGTGTGATCATCTGTGGTCACACCCGGTTCAAGGCGGCACAGAAACTTGGCCTGGAAAAAGTCCCTGTCCACGTGGCCAAGGATCTCTCGCCCGAGCAGGTCAAGGCGTACCGGATCGCGGATAACCGGACCGGCGAGTTGTCGGAGTGGGACTGGGGTCAGCTCAAGATTGAGCTTGGCGATCTGCAGGAAGCAGAGTTTGACCTTGGCATGCTGGCGTTCGATGAAGAGGAATTGAATAAGCTGCTGGATGGTGACAGCGAAGCCGTGGTCGAGGGGCTCACGGATCCAGATGCTGTTCCCGAGCCGCCGGAGGAGCCGATCACCAAGCGAGGGGACATCTGGCTGCTTGGTGATCACCGGCTCATGTGTGGCGATTCGACCAGCAGGGTAGATGTCGAAAGACTCATGGATGGCTGCCTGGCGGATATGGTTTTTAGCGACCCGCCATACGGGGTCAACTACGTAGGCGGCACTGCCGAGCAGATGACCATCGACAACGACAATCTCAGCGAGGCCGATTACATTTCGTTCATGGACGCCTTCTTTACCCGGTTCCGTGAAAGCATCCAGGAAACCGCATCTTTGTACATCTGCCATGCATCGTCGTGGCAGCTCGAGACAGAGCTGGCAATGCGGCAGGCAGGGTTTGAAGTCCGCAACCAGATCATCTGGGCCAAGAACTGTGGGGCATTCGGATTCGGCCGCTACAAGTTCCAGCACGAGCCGATTTTCTATGCTCACATCAAAGGCGAATCAGACAAGTGGTACGGCGACAAGACACAGACCACACTCTGGCAGGAAAAGAAGCCAGCTGCCAACCGGCTGCACCCGACCATGAAGCCGGTGGAGATAGTCCAGAGAGCCCTGGTAAACAGCTCTAAACGCAGCGATCTGGTGCTCGATCTGTTCATGGGCTCTGGCACGACGCTGATCGCCGCAGAAACGCTTGGACGGCGGTGTGTTGGGATGGAGCTCGACCCGGCCTATTGCGATGTGATTGTCAAAAGGTACGAAGAATTCACAGGGACCAAGGCCAAGCGGTCCAATGAGAAAACCCCAGCAGTTGCCGGGGTTGAGGATTAG
- a CDS encoding RNA polymerase sigma factor, which produces MDNEQFKTYIRSLVECKARQLVGKCGIRKCDVEDIEQELFLHLLLRASEYKSSKSKLTTFAQRIIERKVKNILRDRSAGKRSTFDQARSLHEVIGSDDQGTEITLLATIPARDVPSVEFATDVKMIIESLPVLHRKVCLMLMAGFTIGSIADQLGMPRTTLRDSIVKEIRFAFSELKNFSDFRRFGNSPSM; this is translated from the coding sequence GTGGATAACGAACAATTCAAAACGTACATCAGGTCCTTAGTTGAATGCAAAGCCAGACAGCTGGTCGGCAAGTGTGGCATTCGAAAGTGTGACGTCGAGGACATCGAACAGGAACTGTTTCTTCACCTGCTGCTTAGAGCCAGCGAGTACAAGTCATCCAAAAGCAAGCTTACGACGTTCGCTCAGCGAATTATCGAACGGAAGGTCAAAAACATATTGAGAGACAGATCGGCCGGTAAGCGAAGCACGTTCGACCAGGCACGATCGCTCCATGAGGTGATTGGCTCGGATGATCAGGGTACTGAGATTACTCTACTAGCAACCATTCCAGCCAGGGACGTCCCCTCAGTTGAGTTTGCCACGGATGTAAAGATGATCATCGAATCACTGCCTGTTTTGCATCGCAAGGTCTGCCTGATGCTTATGGCCGGTTTTACCATCGGTTCTATTGCTGATCAGCTTGGCATGCCTCGCACGACCCTGAGGGATTCAATCGTCAAGGAGATCAGATTTGCGTTCTCTGAGTTAAAAAACTTCTCGGATTTTCGCCGTTTTGGCAATTCACCGAGTATGTAA
- a CDS encoding DEAD/DEAH box helicase gives MVIQLRPYQQEAIDAVYQHLRERDDNPCVVLPTGTGKGVVLGQIATDAVTRWGGRVLVLAHVKELLEQNAEKIQLLCDDLDVGIYSAGMNRRDTDHPVIVAGIQSVYRRACELGAFDLVIVDEAHLIAPDGEGMYRQFLGDAKIINPNLRVIGLTATPYRMKGGMICKPENILNHVCYEAGIKEMIVQGYLSKLKSRSGKVRADLDGLHVRGGEFIASEMESAMDQDSLVRNACREIVELTKDRNSVLIFTTSITHCEHVAAEISRLSKQECAMITGDTPSDERAEIINRFKGNTVKSDLFGGTKPPLKYLANVNVLTTGFDAANIDCVVLLRPTASVGLFVQMIGRGTRLHPGKEDCLVLDYGGNVLRHGPVDAVVLPEELAGGGEAPARECPECNSLIHAAYTVCPECGHQFPPPGANDNLTDRADSSAILSGEVEDTDYKVRDVFYSVHIKRAADDDHPKTMRIEYCIGWQLYVSEWVCPEHSGWARQKFEKWWSQRSIVPAPQTAHEAVMLAEDGALARTRMVTVRTVSGENYDRVIGYEVGEKPDYCPEPGWNDDVGSYENNEPAYAFDDDDLPF, from the coding sequence ATGGTAATCCAGCTTAGACCCTATCAGCAAGAAGCCATTGATGCCGTTTATCAGCATCTGCGAGAGAGAGATGATAACCCATGCGTTGTGCTCCCGACAGGTACGGGTAAAGGGGTCGTGCTGGGGCAGATAGCTACTGATGCGGTTACCCGCTGGGGCGGTCGAGTTCTTGTCCTTGCACATGTCAAAGAACTACTCGAGCAGAATGCCGAGAAGATCCAGCTGCTGTGCGATGATCTGGATGTGGGCATCTACTCTGCAGGTATGAACCGCAGGGATACCGATCATCCTGTTATCGTGGCGGGGATTCAGAGCGTCTACAGGCGGGCATGTGAGCTCGGTGCGTTCGATCTGGTCATCGTAGATGAGGCGCATTTGATAGCTCCGGATGGGGAAGGAATGTATCGCCAGTTCTTGGGTGATGCAAAGATCATCAACCCGAACCTGCGTGTAATCGGCCTGACCGCCACACCCTACAGAATGAAAGGAGGTATGATCTGCAAGCCTGAGAATATCCTTAACCACGTTTGCTATGAAGCGGGCATCAAGGAAATGATCGTCCAGGGGTATTTGTCAAAGCTCAAAAGCCGTAGCGGTAAGGTACGGGCGGATCTCGATGGCCTGCATGTACGTGGCGGTGAATTTATCGCCTCTGAGATGGAGTCGGCCATGGATCAGGATTCGCTTGTCAGGAATGCCTGCCGTGAAATAGTCGAGCTGACCAAGGACCGCAACAGTGTTCTGATCTTTACGACCAGCATCACCCACTGCGAGCATGTAGCGGCCGAGATCAGCAGGCTCTCAAAGCAGGAATGTGCAATGATCACAGGTGATACGCCATCTGATGAGCGGGCCGAGATTATCAATCGATTTAAAGGCAATACCGTCAAATCTGATCTGTTCGGTGGTACAAAGCCTCCGCTCAAGTACCTGGCTAACGTCAATGTTCTTACCACGGGTTTTGATGCAGCCAACATCGATTGTGTGGTTCTGCTTCGCCCAACCGCTTCAGTGGGGCTCTTCGTGCAAATGATAGGTCGTGGCACCCGTCTGCATCCGGGCAAAGAGGATTGCCTCGTTTTAGACTACGGTGGAAACGTCCTGCGGCATGGGCCTGTAGATGCGGTTGTTTTGCCAGAGGAACTGGCGGGCGGTGGTGAAGCTCCAGCAAGGGAGTGCCCTGAATGTAATTCGCTTATTCATGCTGCTTATACCGTCTGCCCCGAATGCGGGCACCAGTTCCCGCCTCCCGGGGCTAATGACAATCTTACCGATCGAGCGGATTCATCAGCCATTCTTTCTGGTGAAGTGGAAGATACTGACTACAAGGTCAGGGACGTTTTCTACTCGGTGCATATCAAGCGGGCTGCTGATGATGACCATCCTAAGACCATGCGTATCGAGTACTGCATTGGATGGCAGCTTTATGTCAGTGAGTGGGTCTGTCCCGAGCACAGCGGATGGGCCAGGCAAAAATTCGAAAAGTGGTGGTCGCAAAGATCGATCGTGCCAGCTCCGCAGACGGCACATGAAGCAGTGATGCTGGCAGAAGATGGAGCACTGGCCCGAACTAGAATGGTCACAGTACGAACGGTCTCCGGCGAAAATTATGACCGGGTCATAGGCTATGAGGTCGGCGAAAAGCCAGATTATTGTCCTGAGCCCGGATGGAATGATGATGTTGGCAGCTACGAAAACAACGAACCGGCATACGCATTTGATGATGACGATTTACCCTTCTAA